Part of the Cryptosporangium arvum DSM 44712 genome, ACGCGCAGCCCTACACCGACCTCGCGTCGGTGGTGGCGGACGCGACGTCGGCCGGGCAGCGGGTGCAGCTGGCGAACACCGCGGGGGAGTTGCCTGCCTCGTCGGCGCGCGTGGTGCAGCGGGTCGTTCAGGAGGGGCTGACGAACGCGCGCAAGCACGCTCCGGGGGAGACCGTGACGGTGTCCGTGGGCCGGGACGCGGACGTGGTGTCGGTCGTGGTGACCAACCCGGTGACCGGCGTCGGCCTCGAACTGCCCGGGTCCGGCGCCGGCCTGGTGGGCCTGGCCGAGCGACTGCGCCTGGTCGGCGGTGCGCTGGAGTCGGGCCCGACCCCGGACGGCTGGCACCTGCGCGCCACGATCCCCTACCCGTCCCCGGAGGCGTGATGATCTCGGTGCTGCTCGTCGACGACGAGGCCCTGGTCCGGGCCGGGCTGCGGCTGATCCTCCAGACCGCGAGCGACGTCACGGTGGTCGGCGACGCCGAGGACGGCCGGGCGGCGATCGAGGCGGTCCGCCGGCACCGGCCCGACGTCGTGCTGATGGACGTCCGGATGCCGCACCTGGACGGGGTGGCCGCCACGGCCGCGCTCAAAGCCGAACCGCACCCACCGGCCGTCGTCGTGCTCACCACGTTCAACACCGACGACGACGTGTTCCGCGCGCTCGCCGCCGGAGCGACCGGCTTCCTGCTGAAGGACACCCCGCCCACCGACCTGCTGCGTGCGGTGCGGCTGGCCGCCGCCGGCGACGCGATGCTCTCCCCGAGCGTCACCCGTCAGGTGATCACCCGCTTCACCGGCGACGACGGCTCCCGGCGCCGCGAGGCGCTGGCCGAGCTCGAGAGCCTCACCGGCCGCGAGCGCGAGGTGCTGGTGGAGATCGGGCGGGGCGCCGCCAACGCGGAGGTCGCCGCGCGCCTGCACATGAGCGAGGCGACCGTGAAGAGCCACGTCACGCACCTGTTCGAGAAGCTCGCGGCCACCAACCGCGTCCAGCTGGCGATCGCGGCTTTCCGCGCGGGCCTCGTCGACTGACCAAGTTCTTTACCGGTACAGGCTTTACCGGTATAGAGCGCGAGTGCTATACCGGTAAAGAACCTGTTGCTTTACCGGTATAGCACCGGACTGGTCGAGGAGTGATCATGGAATACATCGCCGCGTACTTCATCGCCCGCGACGCCGACGGGCAGCGGATGTCCACCGGCCGCCTCGACGGCCGGGTGGAGGCTCCGCGGGCATCGCTGTGGCGCCGGGCCGCCCGCCTCGTCACCCGGGCGGTGGCCGCGCGCCGGGCTTCGGTCGGCACGGCGTCGGTCGGCACGGCGTCGGTCCCGAAGGTGCCGGCCACGAAGGCGTCGACCGCGAAGGCGTCGGCCGCGGCGGCCGGGCGGACCGGCTGCGCCACCGCCTGAGCGTGGAGCCTGAGGATGCTTCCGAACCACCACGGATCCGCCGTCACGGCGGTCCCTGACCGCGGATCCGTGGTCCGGCGCCCCGCTCCCACCGGTTACGGTGGATCAGCGGAAGGCGGTGGCAGCGTGGCACGGGTGACCTTGCAGACGATCGCGGACCAGGTCGGGGTCAGCCGGATGACCGTCTCCAACGCGTTCTCCCGGCCGAACCAGCTCTCGCCGACGCTGCGCGAGCGGATCCTGGCCGCGGCGCAGGAGCTCGGGTACGTCGGCCCCGACCCGTCGGCGCGCGCCCTCGCGAAGGGCACCACCGGCGCCGTCGGGTTCCTGCTCACCGAGTCGCTCGGCTTCGCGTTCACCGACCAGGTGTCCACGCAGCTGCTCGGCGCGATCGCC contains:
- a CDS encoding response regulator; translated protein: MISVLLVDDEALVRAGLRLILQTASDVTVVGDAEDGRAAIEAVRRHRPDVVLMDVRMPHLDGVAATAALKAEPHPPAVVVLTTFNTDDDVFRALAAGATGFLLKDTPPTDLLRAVRLAAAGDAMLSPSVTRQVITRFTGDDGSRRREALAELESLTGREREVLVEIGRGAANAEVAARLHMSEATVKSHVTHLFEKLAATNRVQLAIAAFRAGLVD